The Candidatus Eremiobacterota bacterium nucleotide sequence GGGCTGCCCCCGGGGAGGGTACCTCTCCGGCTGCCTCCCTGTGGAGCGCGAATCCCGGGGGTCTTACAGGATAGTAGAGTATAAGGGGCATTTCACGGCCTTTCCCTTCACTTTCACGGCAGGGGACATGGTGAAGGATGAGGCCCTTCTTCTTCCCGATATTGTTGAAAAAAAATCAATGGAAGACATTGACAAGGTCCTCAAGAGGGAAAAAAACGGCACCGCCGCCGCGGGCAATTCCCGGGAGTCTCTCTGGCTTCTTCTGCGGGCGGCTGCAATGGCGGCCGCGTCGCTTGCCCCTTCGCTCTGGACAGTTTTCTCTGAGCCTGTGCCCCTTTACCAGAGCCTTTCTTTCTGGGGACGCCTCAGGGGAGCCCTCTGGGTGCTTGCAGTGAAGCTCAGGAAGCTGGCGGCGAGAGGGCGTCTTCTCTTCAACTACCACCGCTGGGCGCTGGCCTTAAAACCGGAGCCCCTGCCGGAAGAGCCGGCGGCTCGATGAAACGAATATATTGAGACACTATGAGAAGGAGGGACTCCTATGAGCAAAAGTATTCTTGTCACCGGTGGCGCCGGCTACCTCGGCTCGGTGCTCTGCGAGCATCTTCTGGCTGCAGGTTTCTCCGTCAGGGTGCTGGATAGCCTCATGCACGGCCAGGGGAGCCTCTTTCACCTCTGCGCCCATAAGAACTTCGACTTTGTGCATGGTGATGCGCGCAACGAGAAGATCCTTGCCGAATGCCTCAGGCATGCCGATGTGATCATTCCCCTCGCGGCCCTCGTGGGTGCCCCCGCATGCGACAGGGATCCTTTCTTTGCCCGCAGCGTCAATTACGAGGCGATCTGCCTCATCAACAGGCTCCGCTCGCCGCAGCAGCTCGTCGTCTATCCCACGACCAACAGCGGCTACGGCACGAAAACAGGCGATACCTTCTGCACCGAGGAGACTCCCCTCGAGCCCATCTCCCTTTACGGGCAGACAAAAGTCGATGCCGAGAAGGAGCTCCTCTCGAGCAGCAACGTCATCACCCTCAGGCTTGCCACCGTGTTCGGCATGTCAGCGCGCATGAGGCTCGATCTGCTGGTGAACGATTTTGTGTACCGGGCCCTCACGGACCGTTACCTTGTCATCTTTGAAAAGGATTTCAAGCGCAACTATATCCATATCAGGGATGTGGCCGACTGCTTCATCCACTGCATCACCCATTTCGAGAAGATGGCAGGACGGCCTTACAACGCGGGGCTTGAAGAGGCCAACCTCTCAAAGGAGGAGCTGGCTCTCAGGATAAAAGAGGTGCTCCCCGGGCTTTACCTCCACTTCTCAGAAGTGGGAAGCGACCCCGACAAGAGAAACTACGTGGTGAGCAACAGGAGGCTCAGGGAGGCGGGCTTTGAGGCGAAGCGCTCCCTTGAGGATGGCATCAGGGAGCTTGTCAAGGGCTACAGGATGATGAAGGCCGGCCCTTACCGGAACGCGTGAAGAAAGGGCGTATCATGGAAGGCTTTGAGGACCTTACGGCGGTAATTCTGGCAGGGGGCCTCGGCACAAGACTCAGGTCAGTCCTTCCCGACAGGCCGAAGACCCTGGCGCCGGTGAACGGCAGGCCTTTCCTGGCCTACCTGCTTTATTTCCTCGGGCGTGCGGGGATAAGGCACGCCGTCCTCTCCACCGGCTACAAGGGGGAAGAGGTCGAGTCGGTCTTCGGAGACCATTACAGCGGAATGGAACTTGCCTATTCAAGGGAATCATCACCCCTTGGGACAGGAGGGGCACTCCGTCTCGCCCTCTCCCGCGTACGGTCGCCGCTGATGCTTGTCATTAAC carries:
- a CDS encoding NAD(P)-dependent oxidoreductase, whose protein sequence is MSKSILVTGGAGYLGSVLCEHLLAAGFSVRVLDSLMHGQGSLFHLCAHKNFDFVHGDARNEKILAECLRHADVIIPLAALVGAPACDRDPFFARSVNYEAICLINRLRSPQQLVVYPTTNSGYGTKTGDTFCTEETPLEPISLYGQTKVDAEKELLSSSNVITLRLATVFGMSARMRLDLLVNDFVYRALTDRYLVIFEKDFKRNYIHIRDVADCFIHCITHFEKMAGRPYNAGLEEANLSKEELALRIKEVLPGLYLHFSEVGSDPDKRNYVVSNRRLREAGFEAKRSLEDGIRELVKGYRMMKAGPYRNA